The following coding sequences lie in one Sporichthyaceae bacterium genomic window:
- the efeO gene encoding iron uptake system protein EfeO: protein MPPSRRPSRGLRPAAFVVLALATSGCGAKTTATSTSSAAQPSSAPSSSAAPSNPGAADVSITDANGCSANATSFPAGPLTVNVSNKDATAVSEIELLSGQRIIGEKENLPPGFSGSFSMNLDPGSYTLYCPGTKQEKTAWTITGTAPSAASTQTSVLLTQGAAQYAKYVSEQVGYLVSTTKDLDSALAGTDLTAAQNAYMKARPYYEKIEPVAESFSVGDDNLDNDIDAREDGVPAAQWQGFHRIEKGLFDAKSLDGLKDFGDKLVVNVTKLQTLTSGLTYKPYELANGAQDLLDEVTKTKITGEEERYSHIDLLDFANNVEAAQQAFGSLQPALKAIDPSMTDTISGAFDSLNQLLNTYRTGANASGFALYTALTDADKQKLAAAVKAVQEPLSQVTQKVTNA from the coding sequence ATGCCACCTTCGCGTCGACCCTCGCGGGGTCTCCGCCCAGCCGCGTTCGTCGTCCTCGCCCTGGCCACCTCGGGCTGCGGGGCGAAGACCACCGCCACGTCGACGTCGTCGGCCGCGCAGCCGTCCAGTGCCCCGTCGAGCAGCGCGGCCCCGTCGAATCCCGGCGCGGCCGACGTCTCGATCACCGACGCGAACGGGTGCTCCGCGAACGCCACGTCGTTCCCGGCCGGGCCGTTGACCGTCAACGTGAGCAACAAGGACGCCACCGCGGTCAGTGAGATCGAACTGCTCAGCGGCCAGCGGATCATCGGGGAGAAGGAGAACCTGCCACCGGGCTTCTCGGGCTCCTTCTCGATGAACCTCGACCCGGGCAGCTACACCCTCTACTGCCCGGGCACGAAGCAGGAGAAGACCGCCTGGACGATCACCGGCACGGCGCCCAGCGCCGCCTCGACGCAGACCAGTGTCCTGCTGACGCAGGGCGCCGCCCAGTACGCGAAGTACGTCAGTGAGCAGGTCGGGTATCTGGTCAGCACCACGAAGGATCTCGACAGCGCCCTGGCCGGCACCGATCTGACGGCGGCTCAGAACGCATACATGAAGGCCCGTCCGTACTACGAGAAGATCGAGCCGGTGGCCGAGTCGTTCTCGGTCGGGGACGACAACCTCGACAACGACATCGACGCCCGCGAGGACGGCGTCCCCGCCGCCCAGTGGCAGGGCTTCCACCGCATCGAGAAGGGCCTGTTCGACGCCAAGAGCCTCGACGGTCTGAAGGACTTCGGCGACAAGCTGGTCGTCAACGTCACCAAGCTCCAGACGCTGACCTCCGGGCTGACCTACAAGCCCTACGAGCTCGCGAACGGCGCGCAGGACCTCCTCGACGAGGTCACCAAGACCAAGATCACCGGCGAGGAGGAGCGGTACTCGCACATCGACCTGCTCGACTTCGCCAACAACGTCGAGGCCGCCCAGCAGGCTTTCGGCTCGCTGCAGCCGGCGTTGAAGGCGATCGATCCGTCCATGACCGACACCATCTCCGGCGCGTTCGACAGCCTCAACCAACTGCTGAACACCTACCGCACCGGCGCGAACGCGTCGGGCTTCGCGCTCTATACGGCATTGACCGACGCCGACAAGCAGAAGCTGGCCGCTGCGGTGAAGGCCGTCCAGGAACCGCTGTCGCAGGTGACGCAGAAGGTCACCAACGCCTGA
- the efeB gene encoding iron uptake transporter deferrochelatase/peroxidase subunit encodes MTEQSPSRRRLLRGALGAAAGATVVGGGVGFGAAQPAQHNTMATDFGAPAVPAVPFYAPHQAGIATAAQDRLAFAAFDVTTTDVKQLTLMLARWAAAAARMTTGEPIGAVELSPAAPPIDTGEADGLGASQLTITVGFGPSLFDQRFGLAKHRPAALQTLPALPGDGTLEKARSGGDIGVQACANDPTVAFHAIRNFARLARGSAVIRWSQLGFGRTSSTSTVQETARNLMGFKDGTRNIKAESTTDLDQYVWVGRETDQSWMNGGSYLVARRIRMLIESWDTDRLSDQEAVFGRAKGSGAPLTGKDEFDVPDLLAKATGEPVIPANAHIRLASPDTNGGQKILRRGYSYTDGMDQVTGLLDAGLFFIAYQKDPDKQFVAIQRRLGAHDALNEYIRHTGSALFAVPPGLSGPGDWWGKAILPA; translated from the coding sequence ATGACCGAGCAGTCCCCGAGCCGCCGTCGCCTCCTGCGCGGCGCGCTCGGGGCTGCCGCCGGAGCCACCGTGGTGGGCGGCGGTGTCGGGTTCGGTGCCGCGCAGCCGGCGCAGCACAACACGATGGCGACCGACTTCGGGGCACCGGCCGTCCCGGCGGTGCCGTTCTACGCGCCGCACCAGGCGGGCATCGCCACTGCGGCGCAGGACCGGTTGGCGTTCGCGGCGTTCGACGTCACCACGACCGACGTCAAGCAACTGACGTTGATGCTGGCCCGCTGGGCCGCGGCCGCCGCACGGATGACCACCGGCGAGCCCATCGGAGCGGTGGAGCTTTCCCCCGCGGCTCCCCCGATCGACACCGGGGAGGCCGACGGCCTCGGGGCTTCGCAACTCACGATCACCGTCGGCTTCGGTCCGTCGTTGTTCGACCAACGGTTCGGGTTGGCCAAGCACCGCCCGGCGGCCTTGCAGACACTGCCCGCCCTGCCCGGCGACGGAACGTTGGAGAAGGCCCGCAGCGGCGGCGACATCGGCGTTCAGGCCTGCGCCAACGACCCCACGGTCGCGTTCCACGCGATCCGGAACTTCGCCCGCCTGGCCCGGGGCAGCGCCGTGATCCGCTGGTCGCAACTCGGCTTCGGCCGGACCTCGTCGACCTCCACCGTCCAGGAGACCGCGCGGAACCTGATGGGGTTCAAGGACGGCACCCGCAACATCAAGGCCGAGAGCACCACCGACCTCGACCAGTACGTGTGGGTCGGCCGGGAGACCGACCAGTCCTGGATGAACGGCGGCAGCTACCTGGTCGCGAGACGCATCCGCATGCTGATCGAGTCGTGGGACACCGATCGGCTCTCCGACCAGGAAGCGGTTTTCGGTCGCGCCAAGGGCTCCGGGGCGCCGTTGACCGGCAAGGACGAGTTCGACGTCCCCGACCTGCTGGCGAAAGCCACGGGCGAACCGGTCATTCCGGCCAACGCCCACATCCGGCTGGCCAGTCCGGACACCAACGGCGGACAGAAGATCCTGCGACGCGGCTACTCCTACACCGACGGCATGGACCAGGTGACCGGACTGCTCGACGCCGGATTGTTCTTCATCGCCTACCAGAAGGACCCGGACAAGCAGTTCGTCGCGATCCAGCGGCGGCTCGGCGCGCACGACGCGCTGAACGAGTACATCCGCCACACCGGCAGCGCATTGTTCGCGGTGCCGCCCGGCCTGTCCGGCCCCGGCGACTGGTGGGGCAAGGCGATCCTCCCCGCCTGA
- a CDS encoding PEP-utilizing enzyme — protein MHAWPLTDTASTVFPLTSRANVGEIFPDPITPLNASTGFFSNLEVGWRDAFVATGAWNHDLYDPTVESNPIACFSGYIYINMSLMRLFGVRVPGFSPEAVDLQYFGDMPGIPSYESERRYFDEDEACSARAGAWLVTEVLGATDLAPFDADRARVLDVRANRPDLRGLSDAELAARITSFNADLRHFFRNHIVASLAAGVGLGAVAQVSAAVGRPELALTLVAGLGDVDSAGASAGMWRLSRTVRAVPAVSAAFAAGTHGLVERLRTAGDEATKGFLVELDTFLDEWDFRGQSEWELRVPTWGTTPELALRTVDRLRHVGDSEAPEPKNRQRAAEREAAAAEVRAILAGNEALPQFEAALHAAALWVRARERQRTSAAMLMHELRLAALELGRRAVAAGVIEDPRLVFMLFADELPSWAADPAPLVPTLRERERVYLELFDYEPPFVVNGQPAPYTEWARRDAHVVEPLAAGDVLPGVSGCPGVVRGRARIVLSADEADELEPGEVLVAPLTDPSWTPLFVGAAAVVVNVGAPFSHAAIVSRELGIPCVVSAIDATARIPNGALLEVDGTTGRVTVLEL, from the coding sequence GTGCACGCCTGGCCACTGACCGACACCGCCTCGACCGTCTTCCCGCTCACCTCGCGGGCCAACGTCGGCGAGATCTTTCCCGACCCGATCACGCCGCTCAACGCCTCGACCGGGTTCTTCAGCAACCTCGAGGTCGGCTGGCGCGACGCCTTCGTCGCGACGGGCGCGTGGAACCACGACCTGTACGACCCGACGGTCGAGAGCAACCCGATCGCCTGCTTCAGCGGCTACATCTACATCAACATGAGCCTGATGCGCCTCTTCGGCGTCCGGGTCCCCGGCTTCTCGCCGGAAGCCGTCGACCTGCAGTACTTCGGCGACATGCCGGGCATCCCCTCGTACGAATCGGAACGACGCTACTTCGACGAGGACGAGGCGTGCTCGGCCCGGGCCGGTGCCTGGCTGGTCACCGAGGTGCTCGGCGCCACCGACCTCGCCCCGTTCGACGCCGACCGCGCGCGTGTGCTCGACGTCCGGGCGAACCGGCCGGACCTGCGAGGGCTGTCGGACGCGGAACTCGCGGCCCGGATCACCTCGTTCAACGCGGACCTGCGGCACTTCTTCCGCAACCACATCGTGGCCAGCCTCGCCGCCGGCGTCGGGCTCGGTGCAGTGGCGCAGGTCAGCGCTGCCGTCGGTCGTCCGGAGCTGGCCCTGACCCTGGTCGCCGGTCTCGGCGACGTGGACTCCGCGGGCGCCTCGGCGGGCATGTGGCGGCTGTCCCGCACGGTGCGCGCGGTGCCCGCCGTGAGCGCGGCGTTCGCCGCCGGGACTCATGGTCTGGTGGAGCGGCTGCGCACCGCCGGCGACGAGGCGACCAAGGGCTTCCTGGTCGAGCTCGACACGTTCTTGGACGAGTGGGACTTCCGCGGCCAGAGCGAGTGGGAACTGCGGGTGCCGACCTGGGGCACAACGCCCGAGCTCGCGCTGCGCACCGTCGACCGGCTGCGGCACGTGGGGGACTCCGAGGCCCCGGAGCCGAAGAACCGGCAGCGGGCCGCCGAGCGGGAGGCTGCCGCGGCCGAGGTCCGCGCGATTCTGGCCGGCAACGAGGCCCTGCCGCAGTTCGAGGCGGCGCTGCATGCGGCCGCGCTCTGGGTGCGTGCCCGCGAGCGGCAGCGTACCTCCGCGGCGATGCTGATGCACGAGCTGCGACTGGCGGCGCTCGAACTCGGCCGCCGTGCGGTTGCCGCCGGCGTGATCGAGGACCCCCGGCTGGTGTTCATGCTCTTCGCCGACGAACTCCCGTCCTGGGCGGCCGACCCCGCACCGTTGGTGCCGACGCTGCGCGAGCGCGAGCGGGTCTACCTGGAGCTGTTCGACTACGAGCCCCCGTTCGTCGTCAACGGCCAGCCCGCGCCGTACACCGAGTGGGCCCGCCGCGACGCGCATGTGGTGGAACCGCTCGCTGCCGGCGATGTGCTGCCCGGTGTCTCCGGCTGCCCAGGGGTCGTGCGCGGCCGGGCCCGGATCGTTCTGTCGGCCGATGAGGCCGACGAACTCGAGCCCGGCGAAGTCCTTGTCGCACCGCTGACCGACCCATCGTGGACGCCGCTGTTCGTCGGCGCGGCCGCCGTGGTGGTCAACGTCGGCGCGCCGTTCTCGCACGCCGCGATCGTCAGCCGCGAACTCGGTATCCCCTGCGTGGTCTCGGCGATCGACGCCACCGCGCGGATCCCGAACGGCGCCCTGCTCGAGGTCGACGGCACCACCGGTCGCGTCACCGTTCTGGAGCTCTGA
- a CDS encoding TetR/AcrR family transcriptional regulator — protein MLLDGDVAAAIDSVVGLDPRPRVGNARGQRTRALLVEASAACFSEYGYERTRIADIVGRCGVSQGNFYRHFDSKREIFLEALRPGLDALLQSSRRNGLEGQEDEKALIAVTIAYLQTYSRHRHLLRVMREAAAVRSDGFDELWLRLRSSFVSRTQTWLETLHAAGRIGAGDFAMLAEVLGAMVEQVAYVQIGLPEKTPRTEEIQRMGRALGEVWHRALPPLAI, from the coding sequence GTGCTCTTGGACGGCGACGTCGCCGCGGCGATCGATTCCGTGGTCGGTCTCGACCCGCGTCCGCGAGTGGGCAACGCTCGTGGGCAACGGACCCGGGCGCTGCTCGTCGAGGCGTCCGCGGCCTGCTTCAGCGAGTACGGCTACGAGCGCACCCGCATCGCCGACATCGTAGGCCGCTGCGGGGTCTCCCAGGGGAACTTCTACCGACACTTCGACTCCAAGCGCGAGATCTTCCTCGAGGCGCTGCGGCCGGGCCTCGACGCGCTCCTGCAGTCCTCCCGGCGCAACGGCCTCGAGGGCCAGGAGGACGAGAAGGCACTGATCGCGGTGACGATCGCCTACCTGCAGACCTACAGCCGCCACCGGCACCTGCTGCGGGTCATGCGGGAGGCCGCCGCGGTCCGCTCCGACGGGTTCGACGAACTGTGGCTGCGCCTGCGCTCCTCATTCGTGTCCCGCACGCAGACCTGGCTGGAGACTCTGCACGCAGCCGGCCGCATCGGAGCCGGCGACTTCGCGATGCTCGCCGAGGTCCTCGGCGCGATGGTCGAGCAGGTCGCCTACGTCCAGATCGGACTTCCCGAGAAAACCCCCCGCACCGAGGAGATCCAGCGCATGGGGCGCGCGCTGGGCGAGGTCTGGCACCGCGCCCTGCCCCCACTCGCCATCTGA
- a CDS encoding 5'/3'-nucleotidase SurE translates to MRVLVTNDDGIHAPGLHHLALALHIAGHEVVVAAPAVELSGSGTALGDLTDGHRIRYERVELDGLTVPAYALDAPPAMAGLCAAIGLFDLEPDVVLAGINPGWNTGRSVLHSSTVGAALTAASAGLPAVAISCGPEPGARLDTAAAVAVLLLERHGPNLPAGVALNVNVPDLDLGALRGAAVVPLATRGIHSVRITRSAEFLEIRHRNLPGAGALAGDSAAVLDGIVAVTALRPTFAEFVDTSATAVAAALDVALTPAAV, encoded by the coding sequence GTGCGGGTTCTGGTGACGAACGACGACGGCATTCATGCCCCGGGCCTGCATCATCTCGCGCTCGCGCTGCACATCGCCGGCCACGAGGTCGTGGTGGCAGCACCCGCGGTGGAGCTCAGCGGCAGCGGGACGGCGTTGGGCGACCTGACCGACGGCCACCGGATCCGCTACGAGCGCGTCGAACTCGACGGCCTCACCGTGCCCGCCTACGCACTCGACGCCCCGCCCGCCATGGCCGGGTTGTGCGCGGCGATCGGCCTGTTCGACCTCGAACCGGACGTGGTGCTCGCGGGCATCAACCCCGGTTGGAACACCGGACGTTCGGTGCTGCACAGCAGCACCGTGGGCGCGGCGCTGACCGCCGCCTCGGCCGGACTGCCCGCAGTGGCGATCTCGTGCGGTCCGGAGCCGGGCGCCCGGTTGGACACCGCCGCCGCTGTTGCCGTGCTGCTGTTGGAGCGTCACGGGCCGAACCTGCCTGCCGGGGTTGCGCTGAACGTCAACGTTCCGGACCTGGACCTGGGAGCACTGCGCGGTGCGGCAGTGGTTCCCCTGGCCACGCGCGGCATCCACAGCGTGCGGATCACCCGCAGCGCGGAGTTCCTGGAGATCCGCCACCGCAATCTGCCCGGGGCCGGCGCCCTGGCCGGCGACAGCGCGGCGGTGCTGGACGGGATTGTGGCCGTGACCGCATTGCGGCCGACCTTCGCCGAGTTCGTCGACACCTCGGCGACCGCGGTCGCCGCAGCCCTCGACGTAGCGCTGACACCCGCCGCGGTCTGA
- a CDS encoding AMP-binding protein produces the protein MYPGTFADTAAGRPAVILHGGGQQTFAELDARSTRLARLLASAGLGPADTVALVLENRLEWGEAVWAPLRSGMWVAPLNWHLGAAELEYLVRDSRASALITSAARVAEFGSVGDVPHVFVLDEPAYEAALAVQSSDRREGEILGARLLYSSGSTGRPKGIRQPLPNVHPADSPPRLGGLVERLELDAGAVFLNAAPCYHAAPFQFSLICSSIGATMVHLARFDAQTYLEAIATHRVTHAQVVPTMLVRLLRLPADVRAAYDLSSLRVLVTSGAPCPQELKAAVAAWLGPVVHEYYGASEGYGQTHVSPTEAAQRPGTVGRAIGGQLHVTDDDGAELTPGQVGTVWFSGTAQFEYDGDAEKSRESRNERGWTTVGDLGRLDAQGYLFLTGRRGHTIISGGVNIYPQEVEDALMVHPDVFDVAVVGVPDPEWGEAVHALVQLCVGIQVGPKTAAGLVEHVRERLARFKAPRTIDFVDDLPRLPSGKLNRPALRAQLDRRTPMTRGAELGVLHVLRVRGATDPAALPRLTGLDGPAVEDVVGKAVAAGHALLREGRGVTLRLTPEGKEHAAALLRAEATPESTAAVEAVYMDFLPLNTELKELTTAWQMRDGEPNDHTDADYDATVIERLAAVDAGIAAALATESPLSRYRPRFAAALTRVRAGELAAFARPMADSFHDAWMELHQDLLFTLDRERSAADGH, from the coding sequence ATGTACCCGGGCACGTTCGCCGACACTGCCGCCGGCCGGCCGGCCGTCATCCTGCACGGCGGGGGTCAGCAGACCTTCGCGGAGCTGGACGCCCGCAGCACCCGACTGGCGCGCCTGCTCGCGTCGGCCGGTCTCGGCCCCGCAGATACCGTCGCGCTGGTGCTGGAGAATCGACTGGAGTGGGGCGAGGCGGTCTGGGCGCCGCTGCGTTCGGGCATGTGGGTCGCGCCGCTGAACTGGCACCTCGGTGCGGCCGAGTTGGAATACCTGGTGCGTGACAGCCGGGCCTCCGCGCTGATCACCTCGGCGGCGCGGGTCGCCGAGTTCGGTTCCGTCGGCGACGTGCCGCACGTCTTCGTGCTCGACGAGCCGGCGTACGAGGCGGCCCTGGCCGTCCAGTCGTCGGACCGTCGGGAGGGCGAGATCCTCGGCGCGCGACTGCTCTACAGCTCGGGCAGCACCGGGCGCCCCAAAGGGATCCGTCAGCCGCTGCCGAACGTCCATCCGGCGGACAGCCCGCCGCGGCTCGGCGGCCTGGTCGAGCGGCTCGAACTCGACGCGGGCGCGGTGTTCCTCAACGCCGCTCCCTGCTACCACGCCGCGCCCTTCCAGTTCTCGCTGATCTGCAGTTCCATCGGCGCGACCATGGTGCACCTGGCCCGCTTCGACGCCCAGACCTACCTGGAGGCGATCGCGACCCATCGGGTCACCCACGCCCAGGTCGTGCCGACGATGCTGGTCCGGCTGTTGCGACTGCCCGCCGACGTCCGCGCGGCCTACGACCTGTCCTCGTTGCGGGTGCTGGTCACCAGCGGCGCCCCGTGCCCGCAGGAGCTCAAGGCGGCGGTGGCCGCCTGGCTCGGTCCGGTTGTCCACGAGTACTACGGCGCCTCCGAGGGCTACGGACAGACCCACGTCTCCCCGACCGAGGCGGCGCAACGCCCCGGCACGGTTGGTCGGGCCATCGGCGGGCAGCTGCACGTCACCGACGACGACGGGGCCGAACTGACGCCGGGTCAGGTCGGTACCGTGTGGTTCTCCGGAACAGCACAATTCGAGTACGACGGCGACGCGGAGAAGTCGCGGGAATCCCGTAACGAGCGCGGCTGGACGACCGTCGGCGACCTCGGCCGCCTCGACGCCCAGGGGTATCTCTTCCTCACCGGCCGGCGTGGCCACACGATCATCTCCGGCGGGGTGAACATCTATCCGCAGGAGGTCGAGGACGCGCTGATGGTCCATCCCGACGTGTTCGACGTGGCCGTGGTCGGCGTGCCCGACCCCGAGTGGGGTGAGGCGGTGCACGCCCTGGTGCAACTCTGCGTCGGGATCCAGGTGGGGCCGAAAACCGCTGCGGGGCTGGTCGAGCACGTGCGTGAGCGCCTGGCGCGCTTCAAGGCGCCACGAACCATCGACTTTGTCGACGACCTGCCGCGCCTGCCCAGCGGCAAACTGAACCGGCCCGCGCTGCGGGCGCAACTGGACCGGAGGACCCCGATGACCCGTGGCGCCGAACTCGGTGTCCTGCATGTGTTGCGCGTGCGTGGCGCGACCGACCCGGCGGCGCTGCCGCGGCTGACCGGCCTGGACGGACCGGCCGTCGAAGACGTGGTGGGCAAGGCGGTGGCCGCTGGGCACGCCCTGCTTCGCGAGGGACGCGGCGTCACGCTTCGGCTGACGCCGGAGGGCAAGGAGCACGCGGCGGCGCTGCTGCGGGCGGAGGCGACGCCGGAGAGCACCGCCGCGGTCGAGGCTGTGTACATGGACTTCCTGCCGCTGAACACCGAGCTCAAGGAGCTCACCACGGCGTGGCAGATGCGCGACGGGGAGCCGAACGACCACACCGACGCCGACTACGACGCAACCGTGATCGAGCGGCTTGCGGCCGTGGACGCAGGAATCGCCGCGGCCCTGGCAACCGAATCGCCGCTGAGCCGCTACCGGCCCCGATTCGCTGCCGCACTTACCCGGGTGCGGGCCGGCGAACTGGCCGCCTTCGCCCGGCCGATGGCCGACTCGTTCCATGACGCCTGGATGGAACTGCACCAGGACCTCCTGTTCACGCTCGACCGCGAGCGCAGCGCCGCCGACGGCCACTGA
- a CDS encoding cytochrome P450, whose product MAPHDLLALDAFLTGRAEAVFDDLRENDPLHWNPEPDGAGFWSLTRYADVCAVAEDHERFINGRGTQIADRKAEGEGHASVHNSDQPRHTALRKIVAPKIRPSLVGPLHDSIATAVDDLLDRVDDGAEFDLVREIAVRLPILVFGRFLGVPEEDCPKLVEWTNAFSSLDPEYAAGPEVAERARVELFDYFHELVEKRRADPRDDLVSVLANAKMNREQIQRVDLDPYFLVLTVAGNESTRNLISGGLALLSANPQHWGTLAERPEVVGPAIEEMVRLISPVMHMRRTAVTEVELHDRTVRAGEKVVLWFAAANRDPREFENPHEFRPERTPNEHVGFGYGIHSCMGVHLARLEMRVLLERLVARRQTVRILGEPDRLASNWFRGIKHLTAAVERRTAVPA is encoded by the coding sequence ATGGCGCCTCATGACCTGCTCGCACTCGATGCGTTTCTCACCGGGCGCGCCGAGGCCGTCTTCGACGACCTGCGCGAGAACGACCCGCTGCACTGGAACCCGGAGCCGGACGGAGCCGGTTTCTGGTCGCTGACACGCTACGCCGACGTGTGCGCCGTCGCCGAGGACCACGAGCGGTTCATCAACGGCCGCGGCACGCAGATCGCCGACCGCAAGGCCGAGGGCGAAGGGCACGCCAGCGTGCACAACAGCGATCAGCCGCGGCACACCGCGTTGCGGAAGATCGTCGCGCCGAAGATCCGGCCCAGCCTGGTCGGCCCGCTGCACGACAGCATCGCCACCGCGGTCGACGACCTGCTCGACCGGGTCGACGACGGGGCGGAGTTCGACCTGGTCCGAGAGATCGCCGTGAGGTTGCCGATCCTGGTGTTCGGCCGCTTCCTCGGGGTGCCCGAGGAGGACTGCCCGAAGCTCGTCGAGTGGACCAACGCGTTCAGCTCTCTCGATCCGGAGTACGCCGCCGGGCCAGAGGTCGCCGAGCGGGCGCGGGTGGAGTTGTTCGACTACTTCCACGAACTGGTCGAGAAGCGCCGCGCCGACCCGCGCGACGATCTGGTCAGCGTGCTGGCCAACGCCAAGATGAACCGGGAGCAGATCCAGCGGGTCGACCTCGACCCCTACTTCCTCGTGCTGACCGTGGCCGGCAACGAGTCGACCCGCAACCTGATCTCCGGCGGGCTGGCCCTGCTGTCCGCGAACCCGCAGCACTGGGGAACGCTGGCCGAGCGCCCCGAGGTGGTCGGACCGGCCATCGAGGAGATGGTGCGGCTGATCAGCCCGGTGATGCACATGCGCCGCACCGCCGTGACCGAGGTGGAACTGCACGACCGCACCGTCCGGGCCGGCGAGAAGGTGGTGCTGTGGTTCGCTGCGGCGAACCGCGACCCGCGTGAGTTCGAGAACCCGCACGAATTCCGCCCCGAGCGCACTCCCAACGAGCACGTGGGTTTCGGTTACGGGATCCACTCGTGCATGGGTGTGCATCTGGCCCGCCTGGAGATGCGCGTGCTGCTGGAACGCCTGGTCGCGCGCAGGCAGACGGTGCGGATCCTCGGCGAACCGGATCGCCTTGCCAGCAACTGGTTCCGCGGCATCAAGCACCTGACCGCGGCCGTCGAGCGTCGCACGGCCGTGCCGGCATGA
- a CDS encoding aldehyde dehydrogenase family protein codes for MTIEVVSPATGEVVAKVVEADAAAVEAAVSAARTAFADWSSSAVEDRAQVLDRWADLVAEHGEDLAASVTREMGMPITLARITQAELPAGVLRRTARNIREFEWSSAHEGYQVHHVAAGVVAAVTPWNMPVYQAATKLGPALGAGCTAVLKPSELSPSGCDSFARLGIEAGLPAGVLGVVHGRGPTTGEALVGHDGVDVVSFTGSVAAGSRVGALAGAKLRRVALELGGKSAGIVLDDADLDEVIPRAVRAAFTNSGQACNAPTRLLVPRAALGRVEEIAAQTVAGLRVGAPDDPATDLGPLASLAQHERVSGFVHRALAAGARLVATGQDTMAAPWFAPLILTDVDPAAEIAQQEVFGPVLTLFGHDGDEHSVALANGTAYGLSAELWGRDPERISRVASKLRVGQIKVNGVRTRERLDAPFGGFGLSGVGRELGPWGLAEFLEVQAVLA; via the coding sequence GTGACCATCGAGGTCGTCTCGCCTGCCACCGGCGAGGTGGTGGCGAAGGTCGTCGAGGCCGACGCGGCAGCGGTCGAGGCCGCTGTTTCGGCAGCCCGCACGGCCTTCGCCGACTGGTCCAGCAGCGCGGTCGAGGACCGGGCACAGGTGCTCGACCGGTGGGCCGACCTGGTCGCCGAGCACGGCGAGGACCTGGCCGCGTCGGTGACCCGCGAGATGGGCATGCCGATCACGCTGGCGCGGATCACGCAGGCCGAACTACCCGCCGGCGTGCTGCGCCGGACGGCGCGCAACATCCGCGAGTTCGAGTGGAGCTCGGCCCACGAGGGCTACCAGGTGCACCACGTCGCGGCCGGTGTGGTCGCGGCGGTGACGCCGTGGAACATGCCCGTCTACCAGGCGGCGACCAAACTCGGTCCGGCGCTGGGGGCCGGTTGCACCGCGGTGCTGAAGCCGTCGGAGCTGTCCCCGAGTGGCTGCGATTCCTTCGCCCGCCTGGGAATCGAGGCGGGGCTGCCCGCCGGCGTGCTGGGCGTGGTGCACGGGCGCGGCCCGACCACCGGTGAGGCGTTGGTCGGGCACGACGGGGTGGACGTCGTCTCGTTCACGGGCTCGGTCGCCGCGGGCAGCCGGGTGGGCGCGCTGGCCGGCGCCAAGCTGCGTCGGGTCGCGCTGGAACTCGGCGGGAAGTCGGCGGGGATCGTGCTCGATGACGCTGATCTCGACGAGGTGATCCCACGCGCGGTGCGCGCCGCCTTCACCAACTCCGGGCAGGCCTGTAACGCCCCGACGCGGTTGCTGGTCCCGCGAGCCGCCCTGGGCCGCGTCGAGGAGATCGCCGCGCAAACCGTTGCCGGGCTGCGCGTCGGCGCCCCGGACGACCCGGCCACGGACCTCGGTCCGCTGGCGAGCCTGGCCCAGCACGAGCGGGTGAGCGGGTTCGTGCACCGGGCGTTGGCCGCAGGCGCGCGACTGGTCGCGACCGGCCAGGACACCATGGCGGCACCGTGGTTCGCCCCACTGATCCTCACCGACGTCGACCCGGCCGCGGAGATCGCCCAGCAGGAGGTGTTCGGCCCGGTGCTGACGCTGTTCGGACACGACGGCGACGAGCACTCCGTAGCACTGGCGAACGGCACCGCCTACGGTCTGTCGGCCGAGCTGTGGGGCCGCGACCCGGAACGGATCTCTCGTGTGGCAAGTAAACTGAGGGTTGGTCAGATCAAGGTCAACGGGGTCCGCACTCGGGAACGGCTCGACGCCCCGTTCGGCGGCTTCGGCCTTTCCGGTGTCGGCCGCGAACTCGGTCCGTGGGGGCTCGCCGAATTCCTCGAGGTGCAGGCGGTGCTGGCGTGA